Proteins from one Juglans microcarpa x Juglans regia isolate MS1-56 chromosome 1S, Jm3101_v1.0, whole genome shotgun sequence genomic window:
- the LOC121246343 gene encoding caffeoylshikimate esterase-like, producing the protein MAQAERQTGDVGYEEEYIINPRGLKLFTCRWLPVNQEPKALIFICHGYAMECSITMKSTATRLVNAGFAVYGIDYEGHGKSEGLAGYVNSFNVVADDCSDHFTSICERKENKGKMRYLLGESMGGAMILLLHTKKPDYWDGAVLVAPMCKIADEMRPHPVVTSILTKLCNVIPTWKLIPTQDIIDVAFKVPETRQQIRDNPYCYKGRPRLKTGYELLRVSSELEQRLQEVSLPFIVLHGDEDRVTDKSVSKLLYDVASSHDKTFKLYPGMWHGLLYGEPPENSDRVFSDIIDWLEKKSIVGNPRLEWEQKHENDGFSMTEQNAENCK; encoded by the exons ATG GCACAGGCGGAGCGTCAAACAGGGGATGTTGGATATGAAGAG GAGTACATAATCAATCCACGCGGATTGAAGCTTTTCACATGCAGATGGCTTCCAGTGAATCAAGAACCTAAAGCCTTGATTTTCATTTGCCACGGTTATGCCATGGAGTGCAGCATCACCATGAAGA GTACCGCGACCCGGCTTGTGAACGCTGGCTTTGCAGTTTACGGGATAGACTATGAAGGCCACGGGAAATCAGAAGGATTGGCCGGCTACGTTAACAGCTTCAACGTTGTCGCGGATGACTGCTCTGATCATTTCACAAGCATATGCG aaagaaaagagaacaagGGGAAGATGAGATATTTGTTGGGAGAATCGATGGGAGGGGCAATGATTCTACTATTACATACGAAGAAGCCAGACTACTGGGATGGTGCAGTCTTGGTTGCACCTATGTGTAAG ATAGCAGATGAAATGAGGCCACATCCAGTGGTGACATCCATTTTGACAAAGCTTTGCAACGTAATTCCAACGTGGAAATTAATCCCAACCCAAGATATCATCGATGTCGCCTTTAAAGTACCCGAGACAAGACAACAG ATTAGAGACAACCCATATTGCTATAAAGGTCGGCCTCGATTGAAAACCGGCTATGAACTTTTGAGGGTCAGTTCCGAGCTTGAGCAGAGACTTCAGGAG GTTTCATTACCATTTATAGTCCTCCATGGGGATGAGGACAGAGTGACCGACAAATCGGTAAGCAAACTGCTTTATGATGTGGCCTCCAGCCACGACAAAACCTTCAAGTTGTATCCAGGAATGTGGCATGGTCTGCTCTACGGAGAGCCACCAGAGAACTCGGACCGTGTGTTTTCGGACATCATCGATTGGTTGGAGAAGAAATCCATCGTAGGAAATCCAAGGTTGGAGTGGGAGCAGAAGCATGAAAACGACGGTTTCTCAATGACTGAACAAAACGCAGAAAATTGCAAATGA